Proteins encoded together in one Streptomyces sp. NA04227 window:
- a CDS encoding SDR family NAD(P)-dependent oxidoreductase encodes MNGNNKGALEGAVIAVAGAAGPAGRATLLRLAEEGAVVAAADADAARLAEAVDAARYAHGGATVTGDTVDLLDLQSAREWAARIEKDFGRVDGLVHLVGGWRGSATFAETDLADWDLLEKLLIRTVQHTSLAFQEPLQRSDRGRYLLISAAGASKPTAGNAAYSASKAAAEAWTLALADAFRKAGGEEGPSSAAAILVVKALVHDALRAERPNAKFAGFTDVKDLAEAIAGVWAKPAREVNGNRLWLTEKP; translated from the coding sequence ATGAACGGCAACAACAAGGGCGCGCTCGAGGGCGCGGTCATCGCGGTGGCGGGTGCCGCCGGACCGGCGGGCCGGGCGACACTGCTGCGGCTCGCGGAGGAGGGCGCCGTGGTCGCCGCGGCGGACGCCGACGCGGCCCGCCTGGCCGAGGCGGTGGACGCGGCACGCTACGCACACGGCGGCGCCACCGTCACCGGGGACACGGTCGACCTGCTCGACCTGCAGTCGGCCCGTGAGTGGGCCGCCCGTATCGAGAAGGACTTCGGCAGGGTGGACGGTCTCGTCCACCTGGTCGGCGGCTGGCGCGGCTCCGCGACCTTCGCGGAAACCGACCTCGCGGACTGGGACCTGCTCGAGAAGCTGCTCATCCGTACGGTGCAGCACACCTCGCTCGCCTTCCAGGAGCCGCTGCAGCGCAGCGACCGCGGCCGGTACCTGCTGATCAGCGCCGCCGGGGCGAGCAAGCCCACGGCGGGCAACGCCGCGTACTCCGCCTCCAAGGCGGCGGCGGAGGCATGGACGCTGGCGCTGGCCGACGCCTTCCGCAAGGCCGGGGGCGAGGAGGGACCCAGCTCGGCGGCTGCGATCCTGGTGGTGAAGGCGTTGGTGCACGACGCGCTGCGCGCGGAGCGCCCCAACGCGAAGTTCGCGGGCTTCACCGACGTCAAGGATCTAGCCGAGGCCATCGCAGGGGTCTGGGCCAAGCCCGCCCGGGAAGTGAACGGAAACCGTCTGTGGCTGACCGAGAAGCCGTGA